In Carassius gibelio isolate Cgi1373 ecotype wild population from Czech Republic chromosome B13, carGib1.2-hapl.c, whole genome shotgun sequence, one genomic interval encodes:
- the LOC127969797 gene encoding gremlin-2 → MGLQMYRMFWKLALPAILAWTLFVSTESKRPRPPGSIPSPYKLKGNDLSSPTHTLASLPQHTSARRQKGKHDMLSSSREALVVTERKYLKSDWCKTQPLRQTVSLEGCLSRTVINRFCYGQCNSFYIPRHLTSQTSHRSRKTSSMPDHNTSFQSCAFCRPSRITTVTVRLHCPGLQPPYRQRKVQRIKQCKCVSVNVNAAY, encoded by the coding sequence GATGTTCTGGAAGCTGGCATTACCTGCCATTTTGGCATGGACCCTTTTTGTATCCACAGAATCCAAGAGGCCACGCCCCCCAGGTTCTATCCCCTCCCCTTACAAGCTCAAAGGGAATGATTTATCATCACCAACCCACACACTAGCATCATTGCCCCAGCATACATCTGCACGACGACAGAAAGGCAAACACGACATGTTGTCGTCAAGTCGCGAGGCCCTAGTGGTCACCGAGAGGAAGTACCTGAAGAGCGACTGGTGCAAAACACAGCCATTACGTCAAACGGTGAGTCTGGAGGGCTGCCTGAGTCGAACAGTCATCAACAGGTTCTGCTACGGCCAGTGTAACTCCTTCTACATCCCACGCCACCTGACATCTCAAACTTCACATCGAAGTCGAAAAACATCCTCCATGCCAGACCACAACACTTCATTCCAGTCTTGTGCGTTCTGCCGGCCAAGCCGGATAACCACGGTCACTGTACGGCTTCACTGTCCTGGGCTACAGCCACCGTACCGGCAACGAAAAGTGCAGCGGATCAAGCAGTGCAAATGTGTGTCTGTTAACGTCAATGCTGCGTACTGA